The nucleotide sequence CAAATGAATCAAGAAGCTGCAAACGAAGAAGATCTGATTGAAACAAGAGGACTAGATGGCTGCAAATAAAGACAACCGGTTTCGTCCAGTTATCGTCAGTTATGAAGATCTTCATGACCGTAACCATAACCGAAAAGCTCAGTTATGAGATCTTTGTAATCATGCTTAATCAATTTCTTTAGTTTTCAGTTACTCTCTTTGGATGACTAAAATTCCGAAGATTTGAACTTGTTCTTCACGAAAATGAAGAACACGTGAAATTCAACCAATTCGGATCGATTAGTGTGTGGAATTCACTAATCGATCTATCCAACACAAACACAACACTTTAATTTACACCAATTTGTATTGATATCATGCAAATTCCATTACAAGATTTGGATTTGaagatctagggtttgggggtttctagagagagaaactatgGAGTGTGTGTGAATTTGTGTGGAAGAGTGTATAAGGGTTATCACATAATGCATATTGAGCCTCTTTTTATTGTAGGTCTCGCTTGCTTCCCCCGAACCCTATTAAAAATGTTAAACGCTCGTAATCAAACTCTATACAAATTGTTCCCAACACAAACAAGACCAAAATGCTTATAAATGAGATCTTCAAGCTGTTAACACAAATAATGCACTAACAATAACTGTTTGGTTTTCGGTAATTTTCAGTTTGTGTTCACCCCTACTATTTCTTGCATCACTGAACCCTATGAATTGCAAGCATTCACAATAGAATCTTCATTTCTATCTCTATCTCTAAAATTTGGAAATTTCTCGTATTTTCCATCTCCATCTCTAAAAGTTATAGTTTTATAAATAGTGATTCTCAAAATATAGAGATCCACTATTCATCATCACTATAAATGTTTCTCATATTTATAAAAgataaagaaaataataaaataagtgtttGTGGGTGAAATAAAGATACATATGGAAAATGAGTTGTGGTAGATGAAGTATTGTTTcttaaaaaattacaaaattgtGATAGTCCGTTAAATTATAGAGATGTAGATGAAGATTCTAGCGTGCATCTTTGTAATTTTAAGATAACTAGATAACTTTTTTTACAACAAAGACTATATAACATGGTTTTCAATACAAATTTAGGCAAAATTACAAACATGCATTGGAAAACTACAGAGATAACACACATGATATACCATATCCAAGAGGTGGGGTCTTTTAACTTTCCAATCGAAGCTTGGTGTTAGGCCCAAAAGAACGAACTTGCACATTCTCCGAACTTTATCTCAAATATTTTGAAGTGTATCAAGAATATGCTTCAATTCAGATACAACCTTTTTTATATCCATTCTTTCTGTTGGAGAATCCACAGTGCATGATACTCCAATCTTGAGTATTAAAGCCAAACATTCCTCAATTTTCTTTACATTTTCTTTCTTGTTTTGCAGAAAAGTTTCATCCTCTTGATAAACATACAAAATGTTAACATTGATAACATCAATTACATTGCTTGGCAAGACCATAGAAGTAAATTTATGAAGGCTAAAGCCTTCATTGAAGTTGTCGGTCGGCTTTTTCCCAGTCATCACCTCTAGCAAAAGTATACCGAAACTGTAGACATCTCCATTACTTGTCATCTCATTTCCAAGACCATACTCTATAATTCATAAGCAATTGGTTTAGAATTGAAGGAAACAATATAAACAACTAAATATGAAGTGTATTATACCTGGAGCAACATAACCAATGGTTCCTTTAATTCCGGTTGAGCTGTTTGTGTATGAAGTTCCAAGAATTCGAGCTAAACCAAAGTCTCCAACATGAGCCACCATATCATCATCAAGTAGAATGTTGCTAGGTTTCAAGTCCCCATGAACGATACTTGGTATGCAGAGATTATGAATATAATCAAGTGCAGATGCTACATCCATAAGTATATTTACTATTTGAAGAAGGTTTAGTCTTGTTGTACGTTCACTTGAATATAACCAATCATGTAGACTTCCTTTAGGCATGAACTCGTATACCAAGGCTTTGAAATCATTTCCTTGATAATCAACGCTTGAACATGAAGTTACTATCCTCAATAGATTTCGGTGTCGAATGCTTCGCATGGCTTCACACTCTCTTATGAAGCTTCTTTCAGCTCCTCGATTTTGAAGATATAAAACTTTGACTGCAACAAATCTGTTATTGTCTTCTTCAAGGATTCCTTTATAAACAGAACCGAACCCACCATTTCCAATTAAGTTGGCTTCTGAGAATCCATTTGTAGCCTTGAGAAGTTGACCATATGAAACTTTCATGAATCGTTCGCCCATTGATGATTGGGATGGTTGGCTCTTGCTTTTCTTCTTACACCAAACATATGTTAAACATGTTATGGGGCAAAGTGTGGATGCAATCAAAATGATTATTACAAACAAACGAAACTTCTTTTTATGTTTCTTTGTCTCCTTGCATTTGGGTAACCCAAGTTCAACAATGCCACCACAAAGCCTACTATTACCCACAACAGAGAATGCACTTGCATTTGCGAACACTCCAATCGTTGGTACATCATTCTCAAAACCATTGTATGATAAATTCAAATATTCTAATGGTAAAGCTTCTAAAAACCTGGGAATTTGGCCTGATAAATTGTTGTGAGAAATATCGAGTTTAACCAAtccttttaaggaacttaatGATGGCGGTATCGTACCTTCAAAAAGGTTGCCTCTAAGAAACAAACTTGAAAGGCTAGCACAAGTATGAAGGCTACTAGGAATGTTACCCGATAGATTATTATAAGATAAATCCATAGCGCTCAACATGACGAGGTCTCCAATCTCGGTTGGAAGTGAACCGGACAATTGGTTTTGAGAAATATTCAATATTATGGACAGAGATAAAAGTTGAAAAAGTTGTATAGGTATTTTCCCACTAAGTTTGTTATCAAAAAGGTACAACTCCAATAGATTTTGACAATTTCCAAGGCTTGATGGAATAGCCCCTTCTAACTTGTTTGAAGCTAAAACAAGTCCGCTCAACAATGATAAGTTCCCTATGGAATCGGGAATTTGCCCTGAAAGCTGATTTTTGTATAATGAGAGTCTTTGGACTTTATGAAGGTTACCAATGGTTGATGGGATGTTTCCATTGAATTGATTTCTTTCCAATAATAACAAATTCACACCAGCAAGATTACCAATTGATACAGGGATTTTTCCATGTAACTGATTTCCTCCAAATAATAGATGACGGAGTTGAACAGAAAGATTACCTACGGATGTGGGGAGCACTCCTTGAAAGTTGCATTCTTCAAGATCCAAAGTATCTAAATGGGTGCAATTTTTCAAAGTATCAATAAACTGCATTTCATCAGGTTCGTTGCTTCCAAAGTTGTTTTCCCATAATGATATATAACTGATATCTTTCATTTTTGAAAAGTCGATTTTCAACTTCCCACTGAACTTGTTTTCATTCATTTCAATATTTGTTAATCTGGAACAATTAGAAATGGATGGTGGaagtgtaagattaaatataattattatatttatatttaattgtgtagccattataatcatttatattatttggatcaaaatatattaaacctataataaattagttggtaattgttgatgggccagattaccctaattaactaattgggtttccccttgggtgtatataaggagattactagagagggattagggttagacCCTCATAACATCACACTAAAATCGCCCTCCTCTCTCTCCATTACTacgagttcttcaaccctaaagaactcggtaCTACCATCAAGAAGATACATCCTAAAGGGGAACCAGACCAATCTGACGAACATGACGTCTACTTCCCTCTCTGGTGTGGTGACTGCTAATCAGGTACACACCTCTTATTTTATTGTTTATGATTGAATCTACATcattagggtttatgttttacCCATGATCttatgatataatcaacatgtggtatcagagcgatGTTGATTATATAAATTCAATCATTTAATTCGATTACAAAGTTTGCTTTGATGGGATATACGGATTCAAATAACTTAAATAAATCTAATGGATATATTATTTTTTCTGAAATCAGTTTGCATATAATCAACATGTGAAGCCATTAGTTTAATATATTGAAAATCTTTTGACTTTTTTGACTTTGCAAAAGAATTCGTAATCCCAGAATGTGTTGAGAATGAATGATAATTGTTAccttttaatattttataattattcTATCATTCATATACATATAAATTTCTGACGTGATAtattctaatatatatatatatcttgatTCAATTTGAGTTATCAAGATTCTAAAGTAATAATTCATCACCAGCTTTTCAGTGGggtgatttaattttttttttagtggCTTGAAGTTATACAATTAATATGCTTTTGAATACTTGCCGCATAGTGTATCGAAATCAATTTTTTGTTGattattatttcattatatatGGTCATTAATCTTTAAAGAAGAACCCTTTATTTTCGGATAACATTAGGATTTGATTATATTTTCTAAAATTATATATCTTCGTCTCCAAGTTTCGAATAAAAATATTATCTTTAAATTTATAATCGAATAATTAACTTGGATAGATACACATAAGATATTTTGAAATTATAATCAAATCCATTAAAATTAGTTGATTCAACCTtatcacaaaacagctgttaacgaggttgctactcgcaaccatgaggttgctactcgcaaccatgaggttgctactcgaaaccatgaggttgcgactcgcaaccataacgtgattgatcgaaaccatgaggttgcgactcgcaaccataacgtgattagtcgagactaaggttgcgactcgaaaccataacagcataactcgagactaaggttgcgactcgaaaccataacagcataactcgagactaaggttgcgactcgaaaccataacagcataactcgagactaaggttgcgactcgaaaccataacagcacgactcgagaccatgactcgaaaTCTCAAAActtaggctgtttaatgtgaactaagactTAGCTAATtaataattggttttgtaaatacttagttaattaataaggatcaaataatcttttacaaaaccaaaatggcttaacttgaatgagcttctgatgtatcacttctggccaaagctgatttgatgcatctatttattgttcaagtattataaaagctatgttaagtatgcattacaaacgtgaaatgtcttaattctggccaaagctgatttaattcatttatgtttagcatgcttgacaagtgcataactaaagtgattgtctcatttctggccaaagctgatttgtcacgattactttgcacacatacttaaatgattacacttctggccaaagctgatttgtctttgtttaagtaggactttactaagtctattattttgatgttagtaatagacatatcacaatcTCTTCATATAATGATCCTTATATCAATGATCCTTACATAATTTTATGATCTTTTCGTCTGCTTTATTTtaagtacccataattttactcactataatttacTTCTacctatatctcatccactctaattcctaaacccAAAatgtttgctttatttaaagtttctattgcaattagctcttaaattaaatccttgattatttcttaagacacgataatcctattgctctcttctgataaagatTATAAAGAAGAAAATTAGAGCATGATGATCAGgacaaatcgaacatgatgtctcttataataatcaagaactctctaacataatgctatcactaaagttattccagattaagatTTCCCTAAGGCTAATctcttatatatggaataatcactagaactcataagatgcatgccttcttttaaaattctaaactataaagttaagtgttatatgtgaatacataataatgtacgataccatgacccataaagttaagggcttacgcatggaaataagtacatttttccagtacattacatactaagattttcacttgtacaatttgatgccttataaatcaactataacactcaaaagtaccaaaatataatgagtgtgttgataagcaacatatgtacaaataaataaatgtttaaagctggaaaataagttgttactcaccttacaaccacttaaTTTAAAAGAGGATTGTTTTAAGGTctatagacaaattacaagtaaaAATTCCAACTTTTAGTTTCTTCAaaggaaaatctcactgcataattatgtcattagactaaacataagcaacgagactatccattattctaaagaacagttggatgaATTAATTAGGTAGTCACTTCCTATGATATCTAAGTCTGCTAATTTTAATATtcctattaacacatgattagttgactctagttccacACGTTTCTttaccagaactcgacaaataactaacatgagagttagtgacaaaattaaatgttaagactataagaaccataatgagcagtcttctaacaacgcttttcgataccttatatattctgagtattaatcagaatatagtatcataattaagcaatgttatgaaggttgtgaggtttgcatagtcaacataaagtcacacttatcttaaactctcatcttatttgttctaaataccTGGATTGAAACATTATTAAgataaaactagatgataccttacactttcacaacttttgtcatcatgcaaatgaaAAAATTTGACagaaggaaaatgagacttacaaatttcatccattataaccaaaattcatgagaaatcatgacatggttaatgaggatgatttcttatctaatctcattctaagtgtttttttaaatcatgacgttataGCCCTAAATATCACTTGGCtcaaggaataagtatgggtccatcataagtcattcattgacattcgtggaacttattccaaatggaacattaagacataattcatttatcatttaaagaCTATCTACTTGTATCTAAATTTGTCGTATATGGCCCACAGTTTTTaaaagaaatctattcatatatgtacttaataagatttctattaaatatgtccctaaagtttctcatgatatctggacattaaaggaatcaaataaagtctaacgtatatgtgataggttcccacgtcacgtagctcattgaaacttctcttgtagcattctagagatattaaaaaatcagtgggagcattaagtgtcttaataataacttgcaatagttgcaagaggtggggagtGAAAACTTTATATTACTTCAATTTACACACCTCTTATACAAGACACTGCTCCATCTTGACACTGTTCTATCAAAACTTATCTCCTTAAAATCTAAAGCTACctttacaaaagtttcattgttacTTAATTGTGGACACACTTAGATATCTTATCTAacctaacataatcctcaacaagagaaactacaatgACTAACGTCATTAATATGTTCATTAatatgttttctctattagaatttgtttggtcgttaaatattgaccctaagcatgctgagttcctaaagttttctaaggtcagtgggagcagtcaaagtccttataaTGACTTGCAAAGAATACAAGAgacggggggaagagtgtcattaaatttcactccaaatttaactccgattacacctcttgtacaccatactgcaccaactcttacaaacttagaatcctAGAAATGATAGAAACCTAatcaagagctaatccataaaactgaaacttctaacaaacccaacaatcaactcaggaggtcatctaggtttaaaaacctactaactttgatgattacataacctccctaactgaagttgaaatggattttggaaaagtttactgatcctatctcttcaaattaagccagTAGAGTTAATCAATCTTCTAAATAGAATAAAAtcgttttctagtaaaactgattttatgtgttcatataacgtttgggatttgattgaattacctaagagtgttcataactaaaccaaatccttatATAAACGTTAAGACAcaaagaagcatgattgattgtcaaaggttatacttaggaagagataaattatcaaagatttctttgaggatcatcactgttctagtagcttataatagtttaaagctacattagatgaacattaaaagaaTTTTCCCTAAcaatggctgacacatttacatgttcattaaataacaacctaaagtttcaaactgaaggttaaagaacgcttcattgtaagccaataatatccatgtatgggttaatgcaaacatcataatgtgatcttaacgtaattattttcatcaagaatcaagtggattaatgaacctacctcaaaatgagtgggagcaactaaattaaacttgtctatatagatgatattcttttgacagatatatgttacataagtcaaagcattgttaacacaaactttgatataatagatctcagagatatctcttacatAATAGATATCATAACATGTTGAGATAGACCAAATGGGACATTACttccgttccataagtttaacattaaattggtccttacatatgtaacaaacagtactgctctcctttagaggataataggataaatgagattatttccttacgcttcattaattggaagtcttatgtaagttcaagtctatactcgtttagatattactcacattgcaacacactagatatgtctagataaACGTGAAGCATCTAatagagtattacaatatctttaaaggAAACGAGAGGCtataatttaaagaagaagtgagaactcaaaccggttgattactctaactttgtgatattaaaagatgacaaaatgtaatttcgggtatatctttatgtcagcagacaaacctatcttatggaggagtcataatgaactgataataacaacctaagttataacgacataatatagtcactaaatgttgttggaaatttatcagtggactcataagtttattaactccatataattaatatattgaagacttattgtgataaagtcagctaccatgtctccttgaacagtaacagttcgagaggtgctgcattaaatttcgatacacaattaattattcgtttatgaacgaattgaggaaactaaatctttgtatcgaatgcattcatgatatgcttaaggatcctat is from Helianthus annuus cultivar XRQ/B chromosome 9, HanXRQr2.0-SUNRISE, whole genome shotgun sequence and encodes:
- the LOC110874377 gene encoding receptor kinase-like protein Xa21 — translated: MIIMATQLNINIIIIFNLTLPPSISNCSRLTNIEMNENKFSGKLKIDFSKMKDISYISLWENNFGSNEPDEMQFIDTLKNCTHLDTLDLEECNFQGVLPTSVGNLSVQLRHLLFGGNQLHGKIPVSIGNLAGVNLLLLERNQFNGNIPSTIGNLHKVQRLSLYKNQLSGQIPDSIGNLSLLSGLVLASNKLEGAIPSSLGNCQNLLELYLFDNKLSGKIPIQLFQLLSLSIILNISQNQLSGSLPTEIGDLVMLSAMDLSYNNLSGNIPSSLHTCASLSSLFLRGNLFEGTIPPSLSSLKGLVKLDISHNNLSGQIPRFLEALPLEYLNLSYNGFENDVPTIGVFANASAFSVVGNSRLCGGIVELGLPKCKETKKHKKKFRLFVIIILIASTLCPITCLTYVWCKKKSKSQPSQSSMGERFMKVSYGQLLKATNGFSEANLIGNGGFGSVYKGILEEDNNRFVAVKVLYLQNRGAERSFIRECEAMRSIRHRNLLRIVTSCSSVDYQGNDFKALVYEFMPKGSLHDWLYSSERTTRLNLLQIVNILMDVASALDYIHNLCIPSIVHGDLKPSNILLDDDMVAHVGDFGLARILGTSYTNSSTGIKGTIGYVAPEYGLGNEMTSNGDVYSFGILLLEVMTGKKPTDNFNEGFSLHKFTSMVLPSNVIDVINVNILYVYQEDETFLQNKKENVKKIEECLALILKIGVSCTVDSPTERMDIKKVVSELKHILDTLQNI